From Elephas maximus indicus isolate mEleMax1 chromosome 25, mEleMax1 primary haplotype, whole genome shotgun sequence, the proteins below share one genomic window:
- the FOXS1 gene encoding forkhead box protein S1, translated as MQCLAPVVPAAASPAGMQQQPLPGPLGPAAEPTKPPYSYIALIAMAIQSSPGQRATLSGIYRYIMNRFAFYRHNRPGWQNSIRHNLSLNECFVKVPRDDRKPGKGSYWTLDPDCHDMFEHGSFLRRRRRFTRRAGAEGAKSPAKTRRGPLRMTSRDPGAPDAATGRQCPFPPELPEPKGLSFGGLVGALPASICPATTDARPQLPTEPKEMPTSKQTGPGELPAATSPSPCPAFGFPGGFSEPEGFNKTPTPILTTEAGIGNSYQCRLQALNFCMGADPGLEHLLASAAPSPASPTPPASLRAPLPLPADPKEPWVAGSFPVQGGPGYPLGLTPCLYRTPGMFFFE; from the coding sequence ATGCAGTGCCTGGCCCCTGTGGTCCCAGCAGCCGCCAGCCCAGCCGGCATGCAGCAACAGCCCCTGCCTGGGCCCCTGGGCCCTGCGGCAGAACCCACCAAGCCGCCCTACAGCTACATAGCACTGATTGCCATGGCCATCCAGAGCTCGCCGGGCCAGCGGGCCACCCTTAGCGGCATCTACCGCTACATCATGAACCGCTTCGCCTTCTACCGCCACAATCGGCCCGGCTGGCAGAACAGCATCCGCCACAACCTGTCGCTCAACGAGTGCTTTGTCAAGGTGCCCCGTGATGACCGCAAGCCAGGCAAGGGCAGCTACTGGACGCTGGACCCCGACTGCCACGACATGTTCGAGCATGGCAGCTTCCTGCGCAGACGCCGGCGCTTCACCAGGAGGGCAGGGGCTGAGGGCGCCAAGAGCCCTGCCAAGACCCGCCGTGGACCCCTCCGAATGACCAGCCGGGACCCAGGAGCTCCTGACGCTGCAACTGGCAGGCAGTGCCCATTCCCACCCGAGCTGCCAGAGCCCAAGGGCCTAAGCTTTGGGGGTCTGGTGGGGGCCTTGCCAGCCAGCATATGCCCAGCAACCACTGATGCCAGGCCTCAGCTGCCCACAGAGCCCAAAGAGATGCCCACATCCAAGCAGACAGGCCCAGGGGAGCTCCCTGCGGCCACGTCGCCCTCCCCATGCCCAGCATTTGGCTTCCCAGGCGGCTTCTCTGAGCCTGAGGGTTTCAACAAGACCCCCACACCCATCTTGACCACCGAGGCAGGTATTGGGAACAGCTACCAGTGCCGGCTGCAGGCACTGAATTTCTGCATGGGGGCTGATCCAGGCCTTGAGCACCTCTTGGCCTCAGCAGCCCCCTCCCCTGCATCCCCCACCCCTCCAGCCTCACTCCGGGCCCCACTGCCCCTGCCAGCTGACCCTAAAGAACCCTGGGTTGCAGGCAGCTTCCCTGTCCAGGGAGGTCCCGGCTACCCACTGGGGCTGACCCCCTGTCTATACCGGACGCCAGGAATGTTCTTCTTTGAGTGA
- the LOC126067676 gene encoding interferon regulatory factor 4-like has translation MAGAGGPLRLRDWLVAQIESGRYAGLCWEDAGKTIFRIPWKHAAKQGYQAQRDAALFRAWAVYKGKHLEGADKEDPSTWKTRLRCALNKSADFCEVRERSQLDISNPYKVYRIVSEVTHNPVTKACALPEEEGISLSQQKPPGEVTGQACRTDQNCSGLTAKDEDKESPSRLAQEGSLPPAALLPSPLADHRYQAQDPAPSWSPTPSEDFSNPDCWLHVRLYYGAALVREATARTAEGCRLSPRAPAAAARLLGPQPRIAQVGFPEPPPGARALQRLLPHLERGVLLWVAPEGVFAKRLCQGRVYWRGPLAPHRARPNKLERERTCQLLDTRRFLAELCAHLRDGHPEPEYQIRLCFGEEYPGPPGQPEERLIMAHVEPVFARELLLHSKSLGGQAGIPNAVIHLLTHLSQP, from the exons ATGGCAGGGGCTGGGGGTCCCCTGCGCCTCCGCGACTGGCTGGTGGCACAGATCGAGAGCGGGCGCTACGCGGGGTTGTGCTGGGAAGACGCGGGCAAGACCATCTTCCGCATCCCATGGAAACACGCGGCCAAACAGGGCTACCAGGCGCAGCGGGACGCTGCGCTCTTCAGG GCCTGGGCCGTGTACAAGGGCAAGCACCTGGAAGGCGCTGACAAGGAGGACCCCTCTACCTGGAAGACGCGGCTCCGCTGTGCCCTCAACAAGAGTGCTGACTTCTGTGAGGTGCGCGAGCGTAGCCAGCTAGACATCTCCAACCCCTACAAGGTCTACCGGATTGTATCCGAGGTCACCCATAACCCAG TGACCAAGGCCTGTGCTCTCCCTGAAGAGGAGGGCATTTCCTTGAGCCAGCAGAAGCCACCTGGGGAAGTGACTGGACAGGCTTGCAGAACAGACCAG AACTGCTCTGGATTAACGGCAAAGGATGAGGACAAGGAGTCGCCTTCCAGGCTGGCCCAGGAAGGCTCCCTGCCGCCAGCCGCCCTGCTGCCAAGCCCTCTGGCTGACCACA gGTACCAGGCGCAGGACCCCGCCCCCTCCTGGAGCCCCACCCCCTCCGAAGATTTCAGCAACCCGG ATTGTTGGCTGCACGTGCGGCTGTACTATGGCGCGGCGCTAGTGCGCGAGGCCACTGCGCGCACGGCGGAGGGCTGCCGTCTGAGCCCGCGGGCACCCGCCGCCGCAGCACGCCTGCTGGGACCGCAGCCGCGCATAGCGCAAGTTGGTTTCCCGGAGCCGCCGCCCGGAGCCCGCGCGCTGCAGCGCCTGCTGCCGCACTTGGAGCGAGGCGTGCTGTTGTGGGTGGCGCCCGAGGGAGTATTCGCCAAGCGCCTGTGCCAGGGCCGCGTGTACTGGCGCGGTCCTCTCGCCCCGCACCGCGCGCGACCCAACAAGCTGGAACGGGAGCGCACCTGCCAGCTGCTGGACACGCGCCGCTTCCTCGCGG AACTGTGTGCCCACCTGCGGGACGGCCACCCGGAACCTGAGTACCAGATCCGTCTGTGCTTTGGTGAGGAGTACCCGGGCCCTCCCGGCCAGCCGGAGGAGCGGCTCATCATGGCCCAT gTGGAGCCAGTCTTCGCCCGTGAGCTCCTCCTACACTCGAAGAGCCTAGGTGGCCAGGCCGGTATCCCCAACGCAGTCATCCACCTGCTGACACACCTGAGCCAGCCCTGA